GAAGATCGCACGCGAGCGCGGACTCGACCTGGTGGAGATCTCTCCCAACGCCGTTCCTCCCGTCTGCCGTATCCAGGACTATGGAAAGTTCCTGTACGAAAAGGACAAGAGCGATCGCGCTGCGAAAAAGAAGCAGAAGGTCATCACCATCAAGGAAGTCAAGTTCTCCGTCACGGTAGACGAGCACGACTACCAGACAAAGAAGAACCAGGCTGTCCGCTTCCTGCAGGAAGGCGACAAGGTCAAGGCATCGCTCCGCTTTAAGGGCCGCCAGATGGCCCACCGCGAC
Above is a genomic segment from Terriglobus tenax containing:
- the infC gene encoding translation initiation factor IF-3, translating into MRTNERIRAREVRVIDEHGEQIGVMAPFDALKIARERGLDLVEISPNAVPPVCRIQDYGKFLYEKDKSDRAAKKKQKVITIKEVKFSVTVDEHDYQTKKNQAVRFLQEGDKVKASLRFKGRQMAHRDLGYKIINRLIQDMGDNGTVEFMPRMEGTTLHAILAPSKKAEPKKPAAPKPDVPAAEPTPVPQA